The Shewanella mangrovisoli genome has a window encoding:
- the mpl gene encoding UDP-N-acetylmuramate:L-alanyl-gamma-D-glutamyl-meso-diaminopimelate ligase — MHVHILGICGTFMGGLALLARAKGHRVTGSDANVYPPMSTQLEEQGIELIQGFDPSQLGEAGSYPDLVVIGNAMSRGNPCVEAVLNLGIPYTSGPQFLADHILPERWVLAVSGTHGKTSTSSMLAWILEDCGYQPGFLIGGVPQNFGVSARLGESAFFVVEADEYDSAFFDKRSKFVHYHPRTLVINNLEFDHADIFADLAAIQKQFHHLIRTVPGQGKVIWPADSHAVKQTIEMGCWSEQETFHTAEVTKGWHAKALSDDCHEFEVFFDGESQGVLEWALIGQHNIENALMAIAAARHVGVKPSAAIAALTRFVPPKRRLELLGTVHGVSVYDDFAHHPTAIATTIKGMRAKVGQSKITIVLEPRSNTMKSGVHKDTLAHSMLQADEAFLYQADTIDWNMKEAMEAAVIPVTVLHQIDDVVAKVSASAKAGDTIVVMSNGGFGGLHKKLLAALEVSPQFLQQAD; from the coding sequence ATGCACGTACATATTTTAGGAATTTGTGGAACCTTCATGGGTGGTCTAGCACTCTTGGCTAGGGCAAAAGGGCACAGAGTGACAGGCTCGGATGCCAACGTCTATCCACCGATGAGTACGCAGCTTGAAGAGCAAGGTATTGAACTCATTCAAGGTTTTGATCCAAGCCAGTTAGGTGAAGCGGGCAGTTATCCCGATCTCGTGGTGATTGGTAATGCCATGAGCCGAGGTAATCCTTGCGTCGAAGCGGTATTAAACCTTGGGATCCCTTACACCTCTGGACCACAGTTTTTAGCCGATCATATTCTGCCTGAGCGTTGGGTGTTAGCCGTATCTGGTACCCATGGAAAAACGTCCACCTCAAGCATGCTGGCGTGGATCTTAGAGGATTGTGGTTATCAACCCGGTTTCTTGATTGGTGGCGTGCCACAAAACTTTGGCGTGTCGGCCCGTTTAGGGGAATCGGCGTTTTTTGTGGTCGAAGCCGATGAGTACGACAGCGCCTTCTTCGATAAGCGTTCTAAATTTGTGCATTATCATCCCCGTACGCTGGTGATCAATAACCTCGAATTTGACCATGCCGATATTTTTGCCGATTTAGCGGCGATCCAAAAACAGTTCCATCATCTGATCCGAACTGTGCCTGGGCAAGGCAAAGTGATTTGGCCTGCCGATTCCCACGCGGTAAAGCAAACCATTGAGATGGGCTGCTGGAGCGAGCAAGAGACTTTCCACACCGCTGAGGTGACCAAAGGCTGGCATGCAAAAGCCTTAAGTGATGATTGCCACGAGTTTGAAGTCTTCTTCGATGGTGAATCACAAGGTGTGCTCGAATGGGCGCTGATTGGTCAGCACAATATTGAAAACGCGCTAATGGCCATCGCGGCCGCGCGCCATGTTGGGGTTAAACCGAGTGCTGCTATCGCGGCATTAACCCGCTTTGTACCGCCGAAACGTCGTCTAGAGCTGTTGGGTACTGTTCACGGTGTGAGCGTATACGATGATTTTGCTCACCATCCAACGGCGATTGCGACCACCATTAAGGGCATGCGTGCCAAGGTCGGTCAAAGCAAAATCACTATCGTATTAGAGCCACGCTCAAACACAATGAAGAGTGGGGTGCACAAAGACACGCTGGCTCATTCTATGCTGCAAGCGGACGAAGCCTTTTTATATCAAGCCGATACTATCGATTGGAATATGAAAGAGGCGATGGAAGCTGCGGTGATCCCTGTGACTGTCCTGCATCAGATTGATGATGTTGTGGCTAAAGTTTCTGCCTCGGCAAAAGCAGGTGACACTATCGTGGTGATGAGTAACGGCGGCTTTGGCGGCTTACATAAGAAACTGTTGGCAGCGCTCGAAGTTAGCCCTCAGTTTCTTCAGCAGGCGGACTAA
- a CDS encoding flavin prenyltransferase UbiX: MAYAKSEKAISLAWTGASGAPYGLKLLECLLASGYQVFLMISSAARVVLATEHGLQLSANSDKAKAQLLEVLAQKKITLSGELVVLGKDEWFSPPASGSAAPKQMVICPCSTGTLAAVATGMSNNLLERAADVVLKERGQLILVPRETPFNAIHLEHMLTLSRLGATIMPAAPGFYHNPKSVEDLVDFMVARMLDHLGVDHALTSRWGYDKHSPNDIDN, translated from the coding sequence ATGGCCTACGCCAAATCTGAGAAAGCCATTAGCTTAGCTTGGACGGGAGCCTCGGGCGCGCCTTATGGCTTGAAATTATTAGAATGCTTATTAGCCTCGGGCTATCAAGTCTTTTTAATGATCTCAAGCGCCGCTCGGGTGGTGCTGGCCACTGAACATGGCTTACAGCTCAGTGCGAACAGCGATAAAGCTAAGGCACAATTGCTCGAGGTGCTGGCACAGAAGAAGATAACCTTATCTGGCGAGTTAGTGGTATTAGGCAAAGATGAGTGGTTTTCGCCGCCAGCTTCAGGCAGTGCTGCACCTAAACAAATGGTGATTTGCCCTTGTTCGACGGGGACACTGGCGGCTGTTGCCACTGGCATGAGCAATAATTTGCTCGAACGGGCGGCGGACGTGGTATTAAAAGAGCGCGGTCAGCTGATCTTGGTTCCGCGGGAAACTCCTTTTAATGCCATACACTTAGAGCATATGTTAACTCTGTCGCGCTTAGGTGCCACTATTATGCCTGCGGCGCCGGGCTTTTATCATAATCCCAAATCCGTAGAAGATCTGGTAGACTTCATGGTCGCTCGAATGCTCGATCATTTGGGCGTTGACCATGCATTAACGAGTCGCTGGGGCTATGACAAACACTCCCCTAATGACATCGACAATTGA
- the hpt gene encoding hypoxanthine phosphoribosyltransferase: MKHTTEVMISAEEISQKLDQMAEQINAHYANSERLLMVGLLKGSVVFMADLCRRIKGHVEIDFMSVSSYGNAMTSSRDVKVLKDVQSDIAGRDVLIVEDLIDSGNTLNKVREMLLLREPKSLALCTLLDKPERREVDVKVDFIGFTIPDEFIVGYGIDYAEQYRNLPYIAKVVPLE; the protein is encoded by the coding sequence ATGAAACACACCACCGAAGTGATGATCTCCGCGGAAGAGATCAGCCAAAAATTGGATCAAATGGCCGAGCAAATCAATGCCCACTATGCCAACAGCGAGCGTTTGCTGATGGTGGGATTATTAAAAGGTTCAGTCGTATTTATGGCTGATCTGTGCCGCCGTATTAAAGGCCATGTTGAAATCGATTTTATGTCGGTTTCGAGCTATGGCAATGCCATGACCAGCTCACGGGATGTGAAAGTGCTGAAGGATGTGCAATCGGATATCGCGGGCCGCGACGTGCTGATTGTGGAAGACTTAATTGACTCGGGCAACACTTTAAACAAAGTACGCGAAATGCTGTTATTGCGTGAGCCAAAGAGCTTAGCCCTGTGCACTCTATTGGATAAACCCGAGCGCCGCGAAGTGGATGTTAAGGTCGACTTTATCGGTTTTACGATCCCAGATGAGTTTATTGTGGGTTACGGCATCGATTATGCTGAGCAATACCGCAACTTGCCTTATATCGCCAAAGTGGTGCCGCTCGAATAA
- a CDS encoding ABC transporter ATP-binding protein, producing MANHAHALVLEGLKKTYKGGVEAVKGISLTVEQGDFFALLGPNGAGKSTTIGIISSLVQKTAGSVQVFDFDIDKQLEEAKLCIGLVPQEFNFNQFETVLQIVVNQAGYYGVPKAVALERAQKYLSQLDLWDKRNSQSRTLSGGMKRRLMIARALMHEPKLLILDEPTAGVDIELRRSMWEFLKQINQQGVTIILTTHYLEEAEMLCRNIGIIDKGVLVECTSMKALLSKLNLETFILDLRRDIDVAPALNGMVCRLTDPHTLEVDVAKDHNLNDVFTQLTAAKVEVLSMRNKSNRLEELFVELVKKTQGA from the coding sequence ATGGCCAATCATGCCCATGCTCTCGTACTCGAGGGGCTAAAAAAAACCTACAAAGGCGGCGTTGAGGCGGTAAAGGGGATTAGCCTTACCGTTGAACAGGGAGACTTTTTTGCATTGCTCGGCCCGAATGGCGCGGGTAAGTCGACCACCATTGGGATTATCAGCTCCTTAGTGCAGAAAACCGCTGGCTCTGTGCAGGTGTTTGATTTTGATATCGATAAGCAGCTCGAGGAAGCCAAGCTGTGCATAGGTTTAGTGCCACAGGAATTTAACTTCAACCAGTTTGAAACGGTACTGCAAATCGTCGTGAATCAGGCGGGTTATTATGGTGTGCCTAAGGCCGTGGCTCTTGAGCGAGCCCAAAAATACTTAAGCCAGTTGGATTTGTGGGATAAGCGCAACAGCCAATCTCGTACGCTGTCAGGCGGGATGAAGCGGCGATTAATGATTGCCCGCGCCCTGATGCACGAACCTAAGTTACTGATCTTAGATGAACCAACTGCAGGGGTCGATATTGAGCTACGCCGTTCAATGTGGGAATTCCTCAAGCAAATCAACCAACAGGGCGTGACTATCATTCTGACCACCCACTACCTTGAAGAAGCAGAAATGCTGTGTCGTAATATCGGCATTATCGATAAGGGCGTGTTGGTGGAATGCACGAGCATGAAGGCCTTGCTGAGTAAGCTGAATCTTGAAACCTTTATCCTTGACCTGCGCCGCGACATCGATGTCGCTCCCGCACTCAATGGTATGGTTTGCCGTTTAACCGATCCGCATACCTTAGAGGTGGATGTGGCGAAGGATCACAATCTCAATGATGTGTTTACGCAACTAACCGCCGCTAAGGTAGAGGTTTTGTCGATGCGTAACAAATCCAATCGTTTAGAAGAACTCTTCGTCGAGTTAGTGAAGAAAACCCAAGGAGCTTAG
- a CDS encoding ABC transporter permease: MKQLYFIAFKSILTKEINRFTRIWIQTLVPPAITMTLYFLIFGNLVGSRIGDMGGVSYMEFIAPGLIMMSVITNSYSNVASSFYSAKFQRNLEELMVAPVPHYVMIAGYVGGGVARGLCVGLIVTLVAMFFVDISLHHAGLVVMTVFLTSVLFSLGGLINAVFAKSFDDISIIPTFVLTPLTYLGGVFYSLSLLPSFWQGVSALNPVVYMINVFRYGFLGFADISIPLSIGIMVGFCAVLWGVAYYLISRGIGLRS; this comes from the coding sequence ATGAAACAGCTGTATTTTATCGCCTTCAAAAGCATATTAACTAAGGAAATCAATCGTTTTACCCGGATCTGGATCCAGACCTTAGTCCCGCCAGCGATCACTATGACCTTGTATTTTTTGATTTTTGGCAACTTGGTCGGTAGCCGCATTGGTGATATGGGTGGCGTATCTTATATGGAGTTTATCGCGCCAGGTCTAATCATGATGTCGGTGATTACTAACTCCTATTCGAATGTGGCGAGCTCTTTCTATAGCGCGAAATTTCAGCGCAATCTCGAGGAGTTAATGGTCGCGCCCGTACCTCACTATGTGATGATCGCAGGCTACGTGGGTGGCGGTGTCGCTCGCGGCTTATGCGTTGGTTTAATCGTCACGCTAGTCGCCATGTTCTTTGTCGACATCAGCTTGCATCATGCAGGCCTTGTGGTCATGACGGTATTTTTAACTTCAGTGCTGTTCTCCTTAGGGGGATTAATTAACGCAGTATTTGCCAAGAGTTTCGATGATATCAGCATCATCCCGACGTTTGTGCTCACGCCCTTAACTTACCTTGGCGGGGTATTCTATTCACTGTCGTTGCTGCCATCATTCTGGCAAGGCGTTTCGGCACTGAACCCTGTGGTCTATATGATCAACGTCTTCCGTTACGGTTTCTTAGGTTTTGCCGATATCAGCATTCCGCTTTCAATTGGTATTATGGTGGGCTTTTGCGCCGTACTTTGGGGCGTTGCGTATTACCTAATCTCCAGAGGCATAGGGCTGCGCTCGTAG
- a CDS encoding S8 family serine peptidase, which produces MKNKIALAVSAALLSMGASAGNISHSVANVTVSKPSNVLDQIPVQHSKPITAVVGTTQAVFTPEADLAPGKYRYFVRLADSPVALYEGDVEGFKATSPEKNQVHKLDVKSAAVKSYRQYLTNQQDSFIAKAKSVVGELNVQQRTALAYNGLVVEMSQNDAIKLAKVAGVVHIQRETLRYVQTDSGPNIIKAPTIWSGDATGVATKGEGMIVGIIDTGVNTDHPSFADKGGDGYDHTNPWGENNYSGDCKADFPELCNDKLIGVHSWPAVTKLYLDYDVTVPANGEDHNGHGSHTASTTAGNVLVNQNVPDVDGKDSGVVFEQVSGVAPHANIVSYQVCLPGEKDKINFAGCLPSLTVLAVEHAIENGIDVLNYSIGGGSSNPWQDADALAFLSARKAGIHVATSAGNDGPDAGTVGSPGDAPWITTVAAYTHDRDFSDKTLSGFTGGDTSAPGTLTGKAMTGAYSGKIVYAGDFTNANDPGEDPAQCLKPFPANTFAADTIVVCDRGEIARVDKGRNVKAGGAAALVLANVTGGADSVVADAHVLPAININAAQGDKLRAWLASGEGHTATISGSEVIHDDKLARIAAEFTSRGPNKSVPNVIAPSIAAPGVNIFAAYADSQSAAFKENPDPSDFGFLSGTSMASPHIAGALTLLAKIHPTWTPAEIQSALMLTANQNTLKEDGKTPSDFFDMGAGFANLEAAAKTGLVMDESYVNYLKADPMVGGKPEAINLPTMANAACVDKCTWTRVVKATVAGSWKASAVGMVDGFALVVSPAEFTLAAGETKELTITADVSAADEGWNFANIKLVADNLPEVKLPVAVKAEGNNLPDSINLEAGRTQGSMTYSGYVVKGQTGMSINVYDKATDLIEPSTLKVPDGDLDYIAVTFPEDLPNVQFKISSETAPDVDLRILNSSFVKIGSSAGPNSDEVVSFTDLPAGQYYVVVDGYTASAPGAVDDVLVEISSVMFDADSLSDSVMTKVSESDGEVSITFDWNTKQSTAGILAALASDGSVIKQIPFKLTRKDDVTVSTDLSSTMVAGEASHISFGIEPNLTSEDKVYSLEALLSQGHEITNISHDGVLTDTNIKWSVTQPAGSSEILSVGFDLIPRKSGEFFAINLSNTLGDDTVEMQRQFGVIQVAPVADISAPAKVKEGATVAISGKGSSDANNDALTYKWVQTAGAVATFNATASDISFTAPSVPPEGETLSFELIVSDSHGNMDTKTVSVMVENQPEDGGSLGWLSLLMLPAVWLRRKIK; this is translated from the coding sequence ATGAAGAATAAAATTGCGCTAGCAGTATCAGCAGCACTATTATCGATGGGAGCTTCCGCGGGTAATATCTCCCATAGCGTTGCCAATGTTACAGTCTCCAAACCATCTAATGTTCTAGATCAAATTCCAGTTCAACACTCAAAACCAATTACTGCGGTTGTCGGGACTACCCAAGCAGTCTTCACTCCTGAAGCTGATTTGGCTCCTGGCAAGTATCGTTACTTTGTTCGTTTAGCTGATAGCCCTGTCGCCCTGTACGAGGGGGACGTGGAAGGCTTTAAAGCAACCAGCCCTGAAAAAAATCAAGTTCACAAACTAGATGTAAAGAGTGCAGCAGTTAAATCATACCGACAATATCTTACTAACCAGCAAGATAGTTTTATTGCGAAGGCGAAATCTGTAGTCGGTGAATTAAATGTTCAACAAAGAACAGCCTTGGCCTATAACGGCTTGGTTGTTGAAATGTCACAAAACGACGCGATTAAATTAGCTAAAGTGGCTGGTGTAGTTCATATCCAGCGTGAAACGTTACGTTATGTTCAAACCGATTCGGGTCCAAATATCATTAAGGCTCCTACTATTTGGAGTGGAGACGCAACTGGTGTAGCGACAAAGGGTGAAGGTATGATCGTTGGTATCATTGATACTGGCGTTAACACAGACCATCCTTCCTTTGCCGACAAAGGCGGTGATGGTTATGATCACACTAACCCTTGGGGTGAAAATAACTACTCTGGAGACTGTAAAGCCGATTTCCCTGAATTATGTAATGATAAATTAATTGGGGTTCACAGTTGGCCGGCTGTGACCAAATTGTATCTTGATTATGATGTGACTGTACCTGCCAATGGTGAAGACCACAACGGGCACGGTTCGCATACTGCAAGTACGACAGCGGGTAACGTGTTAGTTAATCAAAATGTTCCAGATGTTGATGGTAAGGACTCTGGCGTGGTATTTGAGCAGGTATCAGGTGTTGCTCCACATGCCAACATTGTTTCATATCAAGTTTGTTTACCTGGCGAGAAAGATAAGATCAATTTTGCAGGTTGCTTACCCTCTTTGACTGTGCTTGCTGTTGAGCATGCCATCGAAAATGGCATTGACGTATTAAACTATTCCATTGGTGGTGGCTCTAGTAACCCTTGGCAAGATGCGGATGCATTAGCATTTTTATCTGCTCGTAAAGCGGGTATTCATGTAGCAACTTCGGCGGGTAACGACGGTCCAGATGCTGGTACAGTTGGTTCACCAGGTGATGCTCCTTGGATTACAACCGTTGCTGCTTACACTCATGACCGTGATTTTTCTGATAAAACACTTAGTGGCTTTACTGGTGGTGATACGTCTGCTCCAGGGACTCTAACTGGTAAGGCAATGACTGGTGCCTATAGTGGCAAAATTGTATATGCAGGTGATTTTACAAACGCTAATGATCCAGGTGAAGACCCTGCACAATGTTTAAAACCTTTCCCTGCTAATACTTTTGCTGCGGACACTATTGTTGTGTGCGACCGTGGTGAAATTGCACGTGTTGATAAAGGCCGTAACGTAAAAGCCGGTGGGGCAGCTGCTCTGGTACTGGCAAACGTCACTGGTGGTGCTGATAGTGTGGTTGCTGATGCTCATGTATTGCCAGCGATTAATATTAATGCAGCTCAAGGCGATAAATTACGTGCTTGGCTAGCTAGTGGTGAAGGTCATACCGCGACTATTTCCGGTTCTGAAGTTATTCATGATGATAAGTTAGCTCGCATTGCGGCGGAGTTTACTTCTCGTGGACCAAACAAGTCTGTACCTAACGTGATTGCACCATCAATCGCGGCACCGGGTGTGAACATTTTTGCTGCTTATGCCGATTCACAGTCAGCTGCTTTTAAAGAAAACCCTGATCCTAGTGATTTCGGTTTTTTGAGCGGAACTTCTATGGCGAGTCCGCATATTGCGGGTGCATTAACCCTACTTGCTAAAATTCATCCAACATGGACACCTGCAGAAATTCAATCAGCATTAATGTTGACTGCAAACCAAAATACGCTGAAAGAAGATGGTAAAACACCTTCAGATTTCTTTGATATGGGCGCGGGTTTTGCCAATCTAGAAGCTGCGGCTAAGACTGGTTTGGTTATGGATGAGTCTTATGTTAACTACCTAAAAGCAGACCCTATGGTTGGTGGTAAACCTGAAGCTATTAACTTACCGACAATGGCAAATGCTGCTTGTGTTGATAAGTGCACTTGGACTCGTGTTGTTAAAGCAACAGTTGCAGGCAGTTGGAAAGCCTCTGCAGTAGGTATGGTTGATGGTTTTGCGCTTGTCGTATCGCCTGCTGAATTTACGTTAGCTGCGGGTGAAACTAAAGAGTTAACTATCACTGCTGATGTATCTGCGGCTGATGAAGGTTGGAATTTCGCCAACATTAAATTGGTGGCGGACAACTTACCCGAGGTTAAGCTACCTGTGGCTGTTAAAGCTGAAGGTAATAACTTACCTGATAGCATTAACCTTGAAGCTGGACGTACACAAGGTAGCATGACGTACAGTGGTTATGTCGTTAAAGGACAAACCGGTATGTCTATCAATGTCTACGACAAGGCAACCGATTTGATTGAACCTAGTACTCTTAAGGTTCCTGATGGTGATTTAGATTATATTGCTGTGACTTTCCCAGAAGATTTGCCGAATGTTCAGTTCAAAATTTCTTCTGAGACCGCGCCTGATGTCGATCTACGCATTTTGAACTCTTCTTTCGTTAAGATAGGTTCAAGTGCTGGTCCAAATTCAGATGAAGTTGTATCTTTTACAGATTTGCCCGCGGGTCAATACTATGTGGTTGTTGATGGCTATACCGCTTCAGCTCCTGGCGCGGTAGATGATGTATTAGTCGAAATATCATCAGTTATGTTTGATGCGGATTCACTCAGTGACTCGGTAATGACGAAAGTGTCAGAGTCAGACGGTGAGGTAAGCATTACTTTTGATTGGAATACTAAACAAAGTACCGCAGGTATCTTAGCTGCACTCGCAAGCGATGGTAGTGTGATAAAGCAGATTCCATTCAAGTTAACACGTAAAGACGATGTGACTGTTTCTACAGATCTTTCTAGTACTATGGTTGCGGGAGAAGCGAGCCACATTAGTTTTGGTATTGAGCCTAACTTAACCTCCGAAGATAAAGTGTATTCGTTAGAAGCACTGTTATCTCAAGGTCATGAAATTACGAATATTAGTCATGATGGGGTATTAACTGATACCAATATTAAATGGTCAGTGACTCAGCCGGCTGGTTCGAGTGAAATCTTGTCCGTTGGCTTTGATCTCATCCCTCGTAAGTCTGGTGAATTCTTCGCTATCAATCTATCGAATACGTTAGGCGATGATACTGTTGAAATGCAGCGTCAATTTGGTGTTATCCAAGTTGCTCCTGTGGCAGATATTTCTGCCCCTGCAAAAGTGAAGGAAGGTGCAACAGTGGCGATTTCTGGTAAAGGATCGTCAGATGCTAATAACGATGCTTTAACCTATAAATGGGTTCAAACAGCGGGTGCTGTAGCTACATTCAATGCTACCGCCAGTGACATTAGCTTCACTGCTCCCTCAGTACCGCCTGAAGGTGAAACACTGTCATTTGAACTGATTGTTTCAGATAGCCATGGCAACATGGATACTAAGACAGTCTCTGTGATGGTTGAAAACCAGCCTGAAGATGGTGGTTCACTTGGTTGGTTAAGTTTGTTAATGCTACCTGCTGTGTGGTTACGTCGTAAAATTAAGTAA
- the asnC gene encoding transcriptional regulator AsnC has translation METAFQRDQLDNHILEALMQDARTPFAELAKRFSVSAGTIHVRVEKMKQAGIITGAQITINPKALGYDVCCFIGINLKSAGDYPAAIAKLNALEEVVEAYYTTGNYSIFVKVMCQSIDGLQHVLINRIQSIDEIQSTETLISLQNPITRAVKP, from the coding sequence ATGGAAACCGCATTTCAGCGCGATCAGCTTGATAACCATATCCTCGAAGCCTTAATGCAAGATGCACGCACCCCGTTTGCCGAGCTTGCCAAACGTTTCAGCGTGAGTGCGGGTACTATCCATGTGCGTGTCGAGAAAATGAAACAAGCGGGGATTATCACGGGTGCCCAGATCACCATCAATCCCAAGGCTCTCGGGTACGATGTCTGCTGTTTTATCGGAATTAATCTCAAAAGTGCCGGCGACTACCCCGCCGCCATCGCCAAGCTAAACGCCTTAGAAGAAGTGGTAGAAGCCTACTACACCACAGGCAACTACAGCATTTTTGTCAAAGTCATGTGTCAATCCATCGATGGCCTGCAACACGTGTTGATTAACCGCATCCAATCCATCGACGAAATTCAATCGACTGAAACCCTTATCAGCCTGCAAAACCCTATCACAAGAGCGGTTAAGCCATAA
- the rluA gene encoding bifunctional tRNA pseudouridine(32) synthase/23S rRNA pseudouridine(746) synthase RluA, producing the protein MTDFIYQPPTTPWLDVLYQDKDIIVVNKPSGLLSVPGRDPAHYDSVYARVKAEHPHCQIVHRLDMATSGVMVVALIRSAERELKRQFHDRETSKTYLARVAGHVKNATGSVDYPLICDWPNRPKQKVDHEIGKPSLTHFEVLSRAKRSTLVKLKPITGRSHQLRVHMMALGHPILGDGFYADPLAKSLAPRLLLHAAELTIKHPYTGENMTFSADAPFCEPEGEQ; encoded by the coding sequence ATGACTGATTTTATATACCAACCACCGACAACTCCCTGGCTCGATGTGCTTTACCAAGATAAAGATATTATCGTGGTCAATAAGCCTTCGGGATTATTGTCCGTGCCCGGTCGCGATCCCGCCCATTACGACAGTGTGTATGCCCGAGTCAAAGCCGAGCATCCCCATTGCCAAATCGTCCATCGCCTCGATATGGCGACCTCGGGTGTCATGGTGGTTGCGCTCATTCGTAGTGCCGAGCGCGAGCTAAAACGCCAATTTCACGATAGAGAAACCAGCAAAACTTATCTTGCCAGAGTCGCGGGACATGTTAAAAATGCGACGGGTAGCGTGGATTATCCGCTGATCTGCGACTGGCCCAATCGCCCAAAACAGAAGGTTGACCACGAAATAGGTAAACCCTCTTTAACCCACTTTGAAGTGCTCAGCCGCGCCAAACGCTCGACGCTGGTAAAGCTAAAGCCGATTACAGGGCGCTCACACCAACTCAGGGTACATATGATGGCGCTGGGGCATCCAATCCTCGGCGACGGCTTTTATGCGGATCCGCTGGCAAAATCCTTAGCACCGCGATTATTACTCCATGCAGCAGAACTGACCATCAAACACCCGTACACGGGTGAGAACATGACGTTCAGTGCCGATGCCCCCTTTTGTGAGCCAGAAGGTGAGCAATGA